A region of the Haematobia irritans isolate KBUSLIRL chromosome 5, ASM5000362v1, whole genome shotgun sequence genome:
tAGAATCTgaggtttttatccaatttgcctgaaattagaaatctagaggtattttcggcccataaggaagtgtgccgaaaacggtgagtatcggtccatattttagtatatcccccataagaacgatctcccgatttaactccttgggtttctagaaaccgtagtttttatccgatttgcctgaaattgtaaatattctggtattttagactcacaaaaacgtgtatcggattaagtttttatcggtccatttggtaatgcctccatatagaccgacttcacttcttgagggcatagaaagcgcactgatcatgaaaattgcttgaaactcaatgtaaaatttccagattttacttctcgggtgaaaatctacagatttaagatttcaaatcaagacgttattttataattttcttgcacacttacaagagatgttaatgattcctctaaaactcaaacaaaaatggttcttataaatccagaatctgatatagtcctcataggtgaaatctttaaatttatcttcgggaagtgtccccaaatcctcaagccctcctgaaatttcaaaggaaaccctaatatttggttcatggtggtgggtattaaaggttcggcccggccgaacttactgctgtatatacttgtttatagaaaattttgtcaaaattttatttctgtagaaaattttgtcaaaattttatttctgtagaaaattttgtcaaaattttatttctatggaaaagtttgtcaaaattttatttctatagaaaattttgtaatgttttttttttcatagaaaaaaatttaaaatttatttctatagaacatttttggaatattttgcatCTACCAGTTTTGAAagtattctaccaactgtgccggaaaggccaaagtttcattttttcatagaaaattttgtcaaaattttatttctatagaaaattttatcacaattttaattctatagaacattttgtcaaagttttatttctaaagaaattttgtaattttttttttcataaaaaatgttgctaaaattttatttctatagaaaatttctggagaggaatattttgcaaaatctaccaaaacatcaagaccaactatggcaaccatATACAATTGAGCCATAATGCAACGCcagaccacgtaccacattttccTGCCATTGTCCTAAAGGAGATCAACTTGGAAAATGTGAAGTGGATAACCTGACGATCGGAAGCAACCTTCTACGAATGAGGACAAAACGGTAGCGAACATTTACCCTTGGCTCTGGTTGGTCAAATCATTTGTCTATGGGTGCGATAAAACTTCAGGGAGGCCCCTGAAGAAAATGGAGAAGACAAAATTATGCCTATTCACTAGACGTACTAAAATTGCCCGATATATCGAACCGAATTTTTTGGGCAAAACGATACCAGTGtcagataaaaaaaattaccccGGTTGAGAAAAGAAGCGTAACCGCCAAGGCTGCGATGAGATTGAAGATGTTGGGAGAATGGACGGAAACAGAAAACATCAAAGGATAATAGGGGAGACCGCGGGTGAAATGATCGATGCCGCAACAATCCTGGATCGTATACGTAATGTGGCCATATCTGCCCAGTGAGACATTCTGACGCCAGTAAGATGGTCCTGGGAGAATGGGACCCCAGAACAGATATCAGGGAGAAATAACTGCTACAccgatggatcgaagatgggTGGGACGACGGTACTGGGCGTATATTTGGAGGAGCCAGACACCGAGATCCTATTCCGATTGCCGGACCACAGCATAATCCAGAAGGCAGAAATGCGTGCCATAACAGAATGTGTCAAATGGCTTGAAATTAACATGAAGCCACaaaacgtgaacattttcgtcAATTGTCGGAGGGCAATGAAGGCAATAGCAGACATTACAGTTCGATCCCGAACCATATTGGAATGCAAAAACATGATCAACGAATATTCGGACTACGATAGGATCCGCACCATATGGGTGCCGGGATATgttatgcaggaataagaagaaaCGTAAAGGCAAATGAACTGACGATAAGACGTTGGACACGTAGGAATGAGAACTTAGAGAATGCAAAGCCCATAAAGGCAGCGTCGGCCGAGTGGATGAATAGGTACGGGAGATAcataaagcgatgtggaccactgcAACGGTCGGAAGGGCGACGAAAATACTAGGGTGTGACTCAGATAAGATAAAGACTGGAGATCTATTCAAAGAGAGTGGATGACCGGACACCTAGAAGTGAGAGCACATCTGTGGCGAATAGGAGGAGATGAGAGCATGGAACTCTACTATTGTCAGAATGCCTTACAGGACTGGACGTATATGTATTAGGGCCAGACACCGAGATCCTATTCCGCTTACCGGACCACAATCCTGAATCGCTCGGAAATAACACGAGACCAATAAACGTGAACATTTGCACAGATTGCCGGAGAGCAATAAAGGCAAGAGCAAACATTGCGGTTCAAAGATAGACAGGAGGACCATGATAATGATGACCGAGtacctagaattgagagcacatctTTACCCAATACGAGCAGAAGAGGATGGTGCATTTAGGGCGTGTTTTGAGGATGATAAGTTCTTTGACCATaaaagggggggggggggattatatataattatggaccgatatggaccaatttttgcgcggttgttagaggccacataatcacatcaagtaccaaatttcaaccgaatcggaagaaatttgctcctccaagaggctccgcaatccaaatctcgagatcggtctatatgcgggctatatataaagggtgatacggtcaaaatttggtcaatataaacttgacgtatttctttcaattttgcatttaaaaaacctgaacacccctcatttgaaggtgtgtgtgtgtgtagaatgttgctcctactttgattttggaattcactcttcagttgtcaaaatgccgtccaagcaaaaagagcagcgtatcaaaattttgctcgcgcatcgcgaaaatccgagctactcgtacgcaaagctggcaaaatcgctaaaagttgccaaatgaaccgttacaaatgtaattaaagtgtttggggaacgtttgtcgacagtcaggaagtctggatcggggggaaatcgaaaaccggaagccgctgaaacgacaaagagagttgccggtagtttcaagcgaaaccctaacctctctctccgagatgccgcaaataagctgggtgtatcgtctacaaccgtgcatcgagccaaaaaacgagccggactatcgacttacaagaaggtagtgactccaaatcgcgatgataaacaaaatacgacggccaaagtgcgatcccggaggcgttacacgacgatgctgacgaagtttgtctgcgtggtaatggacgacgaaacctacgtcaaagccgactacaagcagcttccgggacaggagttttatacggcaaaaggaaggggaaaggtagcagatattttcaagcacataaaactgtcaaagttcgcaaacatatatctggtttggcaagccatctgtacctgtggcttgaaaagcagcattttcatagcttccgggactgtcaaccaagaaatttacgtgaaagagtgtttgaataaacgactgctgcctttcctgaagaaacgcggttgttccgtactgttttggccggatttggcatcttgccattacggtaaaaaggccatggagtggtacgccgccaacaacgtgcaggtggttcccaaggacaagaaccctcctaacacgccagagctccgcccaattgagaaatactgggctattgtcaagcggaacctaaagaagaccaaaaaactgctaaggacgagcagcagttcaaggcaaactggctttctgcggcgaagaaggtggacaaggtggctgtacaaaatctgatgacaggtgtcaagcgtgaggcccgacaattcggatttggaaaagcgaaagcctaactgaatatttttcctgaattttatactaattgaacttgaaaaagaaattgaatttgattttttaaataaacgatttcaccgatttacacgcgttttcccttgaccaaattttgaccgtatcaccctttaattatcgagcaatatggacaaatttttgcatgggtattagaggctatatacaaacaccatgtaccaaatttcaaccggatcgaatgaaatttgctcctcaaagaggctccgcaatcgaaATCtgagtatcggtttatatgggatctatacctAAAcgcggtccgatatggcccattcgcaataccatccaacctacattgaTTGatgtacttgtgctaagtttcaagccgattgcttatttcgttcgaaagtttgcgtgatttcaacaaacggacggacgcacggacatcgctagatcgattcagaatttcaccaagacccagagTAGAAATACTTTAAGGGGTCTGAgacctatatttcgatgtgttacaaacgatatGACATAATTAATATTTCCCAAATTGGATTCAAAAAATGAAACCGTCAAGTCTCGCCGCCGTTCAGTTTTTgcgagtcgacgccgccgctgaATATTGCAACTCatttcgactcaaatttagccgccaattaatcaaaaatattgatataattGATAAAATTGATTAAGCCGCAATAATTTAGTGTCAGTCACCGCCGACATAAATTTGtcagcttcattctctgattggATTCTAAGATTGATTGTACGATTAATCTCATAGCGATCAGCTAGTGGAAAATTCACatgatttcttataaatatgggAGAAGGCATTTGCTATGATAAAATTAGCCATGCAATAAAATCTATTGGAACTGGATTTCTATAATAACTATGGTATGATCTAAAAGCAAAATATAAacccaaaacaaacaaaaaatgatatTCAAGTATAACTGgcgatattataaaaatactaaACAAGAACTGATCTAAGACTTGCAGATTTGCAAAAACTTGCATATGGAACTGCATTAAAAAAGAAAGctttctaacaaaaattgatACTTTTGGTATAAATATGCCAATTTTATAGAGAGATAAGACAGTTTCGGTTTCCATAAACAAACTAAAAcaatatgtttaaatttgtaaGTGAATAAGGTTCTAAAagatattatgaaaaaattaaaaaaaatcaatttgaaaaattaaaaaaaaaaatacaaactaaaaaaaaaaaacataataataaaaaaattacttcttattttatttattaattgtaataattgttttttttttttctctatttatCCATCGATCTTTAGGTCGTTCTCTTTGCCTGTGTGGCCTATACCCTTGCTGCTGGTGCCAGCAATGATGATGTTCATGCTGAAGTTAAGGACTTCAAGGCTGATGTTCGTGCCGATGGTTTCGATTATCTCTTAGACACCACCAACACCATTCATCAACAGGCTTCTGGCGATGATCATGGCAACATTCATGGCTCCTATGAATATGTTTCACCCGAAGGTGAACATATCAAAGTAAGCTATGTTGCCGATGAACATGGTTACCAACCCGATAGTGCATTGTTGCCCACCCCACCACCAATTCCAGATGCCATCTTGAAGGGTCTTGAATACATCAAGGCTCATCCACCAAAGGATGAATCCAAACATTAAGTTAGCTTTTTGACAAGATTAAATGGACTTTGTAGAAAATGTATGGTAAAATGGCTTTAGTGGAATAAAAtgcaataagaacaaaaaacaaaaatggaaatatttcttttattcgGATATATTGATGATATTAATGAAGAGGGGTCCATATAAGGTGATTTAGCTTCTATTAAATGCACCGATTCgtccgaaaaaaatttataatatgcaaaatggttacttatttttataccctccaccataggatgggcgatatattaactttgtcattccgtttgtaacacatagaaatattgctctaagactccataaagtatatatatattctgggtcgtggtgaaattcggggtcgttctgagcatgtccgtccgtcagtctgttgaaatcacgctaacttccgaacgaaacaagttatcgacttgaaacttggcacaagtagttgttattgatgtaggtcggatggtattgcaaatgggccatatcggtccacttttacgtatagcccccatataaacggacccccaaatttggcttgcggatcctctaagagaagcaaatttcatccgatccggct
Encoded here:
- the LOC142239549 gene encoding larval cuticle protein 2-like; amino-acid sequence: MFKFVVLFACVAYTLAAGASNDDVHAEVKDFKADVRADGFDYLLDTTNTIHQQASGDDHGNIHGSYEYVSPEGEHIKVSYVADEHGYQPDSALLPTPPPIPDAILKGLEYIKAHPPKDESKH